In the genome of Microcoleus vaginatus PCC 9802, the window ATGCGTTTACCCTGAATCGCGTGTGCGACCTCTTAGCAAAGAACTATCCAACTTGGGATGATGAACGCCTTTTCCAAACCGCCAGAAATATCGTGATGGCAGAGTTTCTGAAAATTGTGCTAGAGGATTATATCAACCACATTACTCCCTATAACTTCCAATTCTTCACAGATCCCCCAGCATTTAATAATGAAAAATGGTATCGCACAAATTGGATGTCGGTAGAATTTACTTTAGTTTATCGTTGGCATAGTATGCTGCCCGATAAGCTAATCCATGACGGCAAAGAAATGTCTATGCCGGAGACGATGTGGAACAATGATATGATTATCAACAAGGGTTTGGGAGCTATGTTTGAAGAAACTTGTTCCCAACCAGCAGCGCAATTGAGTTTATTCAATACGCCTGAGTTCCTAATACCAACGGAGACAGCCAGCATTCGTGTAGGTCGTGCGGCGAAATTAAGAAGCTACAATGATTACCGCGAACTGTGTAGGTATCCAAGGGTGACTGATTTTGCTCAAATTACTAGCAATGAAGATGTCCAAAAAGAATTGAAACGATTGTACGGTCACGTAGACAACATTGAGTTGTATGTGGGACTCTACGCCGAAGATCTGCGGGCAAATTCAGCTTTACCTCCTTTAGTAGGACGATTGATAGGAATTGATGCCTTTTCTCAAGCTTTCACCAATCCCCTGCTAGCCGAAAAGGTCTTTAATCCAGAAACTTTTTCACCTGTAGGTTGGGAAGAGATTATGAATACCAAGACCCTCTCGCAGGTGTTGAATCGTAATGTTCCTCCCGGTAAAGAGTACAGAGTTTCTTTCTATAATGAGGGTTGGAAACGAGCTTAAGGATCTGACTGAACACGAGTGGGGTTAAAAATTGTAAAGGGTACGGCTTTATTTCAAATATATAACTCCTATTCAATAATCGCCACCAGTCGCAGTGTTGAGTTGTTCGTGGTTTATAGGATTATGCAATTAACCGCGAACAACTTAAACCTGAGTTCCCTCGACATCCCGTTAAAAATGAGGTGACTTAGAAGGGAAAAATGCCAACAATTATCGCCACAATCAGCTTTTAAAAGGTTATTTATGAGCAAGAAGTTATTTACCGAATATCCCGAACAGGATGAGCTCAAATACTACGATCTTTTGGTTGAGCAAGCCCAGCTTCGGATGGATAATCTTTACGGGGATAAAGAGCGGGCGCTGCGAGATACTCACGCCAAAACTCATGCGTGCGTTAAAGGAACTCTGGAAATTTTTGACTTTGATGAGGAAGCGATTAAACGGAAATTGGGCAAACGCGCTTCGTTAACTTCTTCGCAACTCAATGCGATTTCCATTAAGCAAGGTTTGCTAGCAAAACCCAAACAATATCCTGTTTGGTTGCGATTTGCTAACGGGGCTACCAAAGTAGCCAATGATTACGCCCGAGATTCGCGCTCAATTTCAGTGAAAGTCATGCGGGTGGAAGGGGAACGACTCGCGCAAAGCCACGAGTCAAAAACCCAGGACATCATTGTTCACAATTCAGAGATATTTGTGAGCCAAACCATCAAAGATTACTACGGCTTTTTTTCTGCTCTTGTTGAATCACCAGATACATTGAAAAAGTGGCTAATGCGACATCCCAGACACTTTCTAGCGGTGTCAACGCTTACGGGTAGCCGGACTCCGAAGAGTTTGCTAACAGCAAAATATTGGAGCGGTTCACCCTCTGCTTTGGGTCTCAATCCCGATTTCGATCCCTCCCAGCCTGGTGTAGTTCCTGTCGAATATCCGGCTGTAATTAAGTATGGGTTTACTCCGGTTTCATGCGAACCACCGCACAAGATAATTCCAGAACAATCTCGACCGGGAATTCCTAAAATGCCCTTTGTTGATCGCGCTAAAGCCTTGGGTTTAGATCCCAATCAACCAGACAATTATTACCGGGAGGATCTAATTCAAGCCTTGGCGAAACCTGACGCTCAATACTGTTGGGATTTTGGCATTCAGTTCCAAACCCGCCTAAAAATGCCGATCGACGATGGCATCAATGTCTGGAAGGAAAAGGAATCACCCTTCTTGAGAGTAGGTCGTCTCACCGTCAAGCATCAGATTATTGATTATGAAAAACAATCTGATTTCAACGAAAACCTGCGATATTCTCCCTGGAACGGCTTAGCAGTTCATCGTCCAGTAGGTGCGATCAATCGGATACGCGGTGTGGTTTACCCCGTTGTAGCGAATTATCGCCTTCAAAAGCGAGGTCTTGTCCACCAAGAACCAACCGGAGAAGAAACATTTTAAGGGAATAATTTGAGGCTGGGACATCATTTAATGCCATCAACCAGGTCTCGTCTGAGCACAGGGCTACTCAAGGAAGTTAACCAGGGAAACCTTCAAAAAATCCCATCCCTTTTTAGGGGGTGGGAGTGTTGAAAATTATTAATTTTTAGTGCTCAGTCCTTAGTTTTCATTATTCAGTAGCAATTAATCAATAACTG includes:
- a CDS encoding catalase; the protein is MSKKLFTEYPEQDELKYYDLLVEQAQLRMDNLYGDKERALRDTHAKTHACVKGTLEIFDFDEEAIKRKLGKRASLTSSQLNAISIKQGLLAKPKQYPVWLRFANGATKVANDYARDSRSISVKVMRVEGERLAQSHESKTQDIIVHNSEIFVSQTIKDYYGFFSALVESPDTLKKWLMRHPRHFLAVSTLTGSRTPKSLLTAKYWSGSPSALGLNPDFDPSQPGVVPVEYPAVIKYGFTPVSCEPPHKIIPEQSRPGIPKMPFVDRAKALGLDPNQPDNYYREDLIQALAKPDAQYCWDFGIQFQTRLKMPIDDGINVWKEKESPFLRVGRLTVKHQIIDYEKQSDFNENLRYSPWNGLAVHRPVGAINRIRGVVYPVVANYRLQKRGLVHQEPTGEETF